In the genome of Primulina eburnea isolate SZY01 unplaced genomic scaffold, ASM2296580v1 ctg443_ERROPOS100000, whole genome shotgun sequence, one region contains:
- the LOC140821148 gene encoding uncharacterized protein, translated as MAAYSARKSSSPVLRSTPPTNRQFSSRTPSFRPTSQAISFFLDRPVSPNHRISLSPPAVQKRTCMCSPTNHPGSFRCSLHKSGLSNSSASRNSKSTSYGSSTRLSMRRSAMTNSLVRIGTVEGDLVRRALASLIRPSSHQQRRRGQFKPCASRLSHMSR; from the coding sequence ATGGCAGCTTATTCTGCTCGGAAATCCAGCAGCCCGGTTCTCCGGTCGACCCCACCGACAAACCGGCAATTCTCCTCCCGTACGCCGTCGTTTCGCCCGACATCCCAAGCCATTAGCTTCTTCCTGGACCGACCCGTTTCCCCGAACCACCGCATCTCCTTGTCTCCCCCTGCGGTTCAGAAGAGGACGTGTATGTGCTCGCCGACGAACCACCCCGGTTCGTTCCGTTGCAGCCTGCACAAATCCGGGTTGAGCAACAGCAGTGCTTCGAGGAACTCGAAATCGACGTCGTACGGGAGCTCGACCAGGCTGAGCATGAGGCGCTCCGCCATGACTAACTCTCTGGTCCGAATCGGAACCGTGGAAGGGGATTTGGTGAGGAGAGCCCTCGCGTCTTTGATCCGGCCGTCGTCGCATCAGCAGCGGCGCCGTGGCCAGTTCAAGCCGTGCGCTAGCCGCCTCTCCCACATGTCCCGATAA